In one window of Solanum pennellii chromosome 2, SPENNV200 DNA:
- the LOC107009169 gene encoding anaphase-promoting complex subunit 10 isoform X2 yields the protein MADSSEGEEEGKLTGGSQQLVVDDDLREMGKKAAWSVSSYKPGNGVLSLRDDNLETYWQSDGAQPHLVNVQFQKKVKLQLDESYTPGKISIRAGDGFHNLKEIKAVELVKPTGWMHISLSGNDPRETFVNTFMLQIGVLSNHLNGRDTHIRQIKVYGPRPNPIPLQPFQFTSTEFITYSAVR from the exons ATGGCGGATTCATCAGAGGGTGAGGAAGAAGGGAAACTAACAGGAGGAAGCCAGCAGTTAGTTGTGGATGATGATCTCCGGGAGATGGGTAAAAAAGCAGCTTGGAGTGTCAGCTCTTATAAACCTGGCAATGGAGTTCTTTCACTTCGCGATGATAACCTTGAAACCTATTGGCA ATCAGATGGTGCACAGCCTCATCTTGTTAATGTTCAATTTCAGAAAAAAGTTAAGCTTCAA CTTGACGAAAGCTATACACCTGGTAAGATCTCTATCCGAGCAGGCGATGGCTTTCACAACTTGAAG GAGATAAAAGCAGTGGAACTTGTGAAGCCAACTGGATGGATGCATATATCTTTATCTGGTAATGATCCGCG TGAAACTTTTGTCAACACTTTCATGCTGCAAATAGGTGTGCTCTCGAATCATCTTAATGGAAGGGACACTCATATCCGCCAGATAAAAGTCTATGGGCCAAGACC GAACCCTATCCCTCTTCAGCCATTTCAGTTCACTTCTACAGAGTTTATTACTTATTCTGCTGTGAGATGA
- the LOC107009169 gene encoding anaphase-promoting complex subunit 10 isoform X1 has protein sequence MADSSEGEEEGKLTGGSQQLVVDDDLREMGKKAAWSVSSYKPGNGVLSLRDDNLETYWQSDGAQPHLVNVQFQKKVKLQLVVLYVDFKLDESYTPGKISIRAGDGFHNLKEIKAVELVKPTGWMHISLSGNDPRETFVNTFMLQIGVLSNHLNGRDTHIRQIKVYGPRPNPIPLQPFQFTSTEFITYSAVR, from the exons ATGGCGGATTCATCAGAGGGTGAGGAAGAAGGGAAACTAACAGGAGGAAGCCAGCAGTTAGTTGTGGATGATGATCTCCGGGAGATGGGTAAAAAAGCAGCTTGGAGTGTCAGCTCTTATAAACCTGGCAATGGAGTTCTTTCACTTCGCGATGATAACCTTGAAACCTATTGGCA ATCAGATGGTGCACAGCCTCATCTTGTTAATGTTCAATTTCAGAAAAAAGTTAAGCTTCAA TTAGTCGTTCTGTATGTTGATTTCAAGCTTGACGAAAGCTATACACCTGGTAAGATCTCTATCCGAGCAGGCGATGGCTTTCACAACTTGAAG GAGATAAAAGCAGTGGAACTTGTGAAGCCAACTGGATGGATGCATATATCTTTATCTGGTAATGATCCGCG TGAAACTTTTGTCAACACTTTCATGCTGCAAATAGGTGTGCTCTCGAATCATCTTAATGGAAGGGACACTCATATCCGCCAGATAAAAGTCTATGGGCCAAGACC GAACCCTATCCCTCTTCAGCCATTTCAGTTCACTTCTACAGAGTTTATTACTTATTCTGCTGTGAGATGA
- the LOC107008774 gene encoding transcription factor HBI1 has protein sequence MLQMSVLERQRAVLERIYNHSKQQLSSLVPQQELAHLITGCVQGNFNMFGGGDSNFVNFQEMARPSFSTISNSSITTVSPPPEKESSMIAPRENVVSTKKRKAEFSEEEDCEKSPGNDSKENSKTSEVQKPDYIHVRARRGQATDSHSLAERARREKISKKMKYLQDLVPGCNKVTGKAGMLDEIINYVQSLQKQVEFLSMKLATLNPRLDLNTDNIFVKDFPSYMTTTFPPTVAIPTLSEYNIIQHQQAGSTGDVAQMLPQRRDLMSFPDTYLGSSHVTVVQPQQPTFEPDLQSLFSVGFN, from the exons ATGTTACAAATGAGTGTTCTTGAAAGACAAAGAGCAGTGTTGGAACGTATTTATAATCACTCTAAGCAGCAACTTTCTTCTCTAGTACCTCAACAAGAACTTGCTCATTTGATTACCGGCTGCGTTCAGGGGAATTTTAACATGTTTGGCGGGGGAGATtctaattttgttaattttcaagAAATGGCTCGTCCCTCTTTCTCTACAATATCGAATTCATCGATTACAACAGTGTCTCCGCCACCAGAGAAAGAAAGTAGTATGATAGCTCCAAGGGAAAATGTTGTTTCTACCAAGAAGAGAAAAGCAGAG TTTTCTGAGGAAGAGGATTGTGAGAAAAGCCCGGGGAATGATTCAAAGGAGAATTCGAAGACGTCTGAGGTTCAAAAACCTGATTACATTCATGTAAGGGCACGTCGTGGCCAAGCTACTGATAGCCATAGTTTAGCAGAAAGA GCTAGAAGGGAGAAAATcagtaaaaaaatgaaatatttacaaGATTTAGTTCCAGGTTGCAACAAAGTGACTGGCAAAGCTGGAATGCTAGATGAAATCATAAATTACGTTCAATCGCTTCAAAAACAAGTCGAATTTCTCTCCATGAAGCTTGCTACTCTGAATCCTAGGCTTGATTTGAACACGGATAACATTTTCGTTAAAGATTTCCCTTCTTACATGACCACTACTTTTCCACCAACAGTAGCAATTCCAACACTTTCAGAATATAACATTATCCAACACCAGCAAGCTGGAAGCACCGGTGATGTCGCACAAATGTTACCCCAAAGAAGAGATTTAATGTCATTTCCAGACACTTATCTTGGTTCTTCACATGTTACG GTAGTACAACCGCAACAACCAACTTTTGAGCCTGATCTGCAGAGCTTATTCAGTGTCGGATTTAACTAG